The Fulvia fulva chromosome 1, complete sequence region AGCGACATGGAGCCTCCTTGGTTGAAGGAGTCCGTCAGGAAGTCTGTCAGTAGCTCGATGTGGCCAGTGAACCATGGCAAGATCTGAACTGTCATGATGCCGAGTATTTTCTTCCGATCGCTGTGGGACAAGACTGATCGAAACACTGCGATCCACGCCTCTCGTGCAGCTTTTCGATGTGCATTAAGAGACAGTAATTGGTGCTTTCCTTGTGGCTCATTCGCGTACCAGTCTTCCAGCTCTCCATCAGACTCCGGAACACCCTCAACTTGCGACAAGACATCAACCGCGTTGCTGGCCGCGACTTGGTCGTCCTCGCTCAGGACGTGCTTGACGGCAACGAAGGTGTAGAAGCGTACATCGTCATGCTCCTCGACAAACTTTTCCACGAACTCTTGCCGTGCACCTTCGGCATCGTCGCTCTGTAGCAACCGTCGCACCAGCGACATGAACGTAGACTTATCATTTCTCCATGACTGGTCCGCCTTCTTGTGGTCCCCAGAAGCCTCTTCCTTGACGATCCTCATGAGCAGCGTCAGAGCTGTACTCTCTTGCGTCGCATCGGGGCTACCAATCCATCCCAGCAGATTCTGGGCATAATCTTTTAGTCGACCCTTCAGCCATTGCACCACCTGAACCTCTGCTTCTGATGCGCCACTTTGCTTAACGAGTCTGTCCCCAGCGATCAACCTGCAAAAGACTCGACACGATGCAACTGCCGCAATAGTTGCAGTCTTGGGCTTTTTGCTGATGGTGTCCACCAATCTCTGCAGTTCGACTATGTTGTTGTAGTGTTCCTGCGATTCGAGAATCTGCTCCTCCAGCAGCAGGACGCGAGTCTGCACATCGTCGCTGGACGTCGTCCTGGTAGCCTTGGGCGCCTTTCGTGGCTTGGTCGCATCTGTCGTTCCGTTTACTGCCCGCTTGCGTTTCCGACTCGCATCGTTGCTAGCGATAAGACCGGGCATGTTTCGTGGTCGTCGAGTGGATTCTCTGAGCTCAGCCAAAATTCCAGTCGCAAAAGTCTCGCTCGGGGAAAGGCCAGCCGGCACCACCCGATCAACCGACAGCTTCTTGCTTCATCAGTGAGCAGACGTCAATCGCAGCGACATCTCTCCCCTCACTCTCACCACAGCATCCACCACCACAATGGCGTCGCGTCTGGCAAAGGGCGCATTGAGTACGTCCGACCACATATGAAGTACCGCTGGAGCCATGGAGTCACTGACTGAGTGCACACAGGCGCCGCTCGCGTTCGCCCAACCCTCCCTATCCGCACCGCTCTGCCCGCCATCACCACCTTTGCGACCTCGACTCCCCGTTTCGAGAGCTCTGCTCCACAGAAGGACCCAAAGAGCGCGGCTCAGGGCATCCTCGATGCTCTGCCAGGAAACAGCATCGCTTCCAAGACCGCCATCCTCTCTGCCGGAGCCGGTCTCTCGGTTGCAGCTATCAGCAATGAGCTCTACGTCGTCAACGAGGAGTCTATCGTCATGCTGTCTCTCTTGACCATCTACTGGGCGGTCTACACATATGCCGGCCCAATGTACAGCGAGTGGGCGCAGGGCCAGCACGACAAGATCAAGGGCATTTTGAACGCGGCACGGGACGACCACACCAACGCCGTCAAGGCCCGCATTGACAATGTCAAGGACCTCAGTGGCGTAATTGAGATCACCAAGGACCTCTTTGCTGTTTCCAAGGCACGTCCGAAGTGATCACAGGATGGGCATAACAACTACTAACTTGGCGTAGGAAACCGCCCACCTCGAGGCTCAGGCCTACGAGCTCCAGCAGAAGACTGAGCTGGCCGCTGAGGCTAAGGCTGTTCTTGACTCGTGGGTGCGCTACGAAGGCCAGGTCAAGGCCCGACAACAGAAGGAGCTCGCTGATTCCGTTATTGCCAAGATTGAGAAGCAGCTCCAGGACCCCAAGGTGCTAGACCAGATCCTCAAGCAGAGCGTCCAGGATGTTGAGCGTGAGTGCGAGCTGTTCCGTGTCAAATTGAGCTACCACTAACACTGATTGCAGGCATTGTTTCTCAAAAGTCATAGAGCGTCACGTGACGTAGGAAGAAGACAGCAGGGCAAGCTCAGGTGAGCGCTTGTCCTAGCTTGTACATATTAGACATTTGAGCAGAGCGGTCGAAATCCAGATGATCTCCTTTGTGTTGAAGCCTCTTGCTTTCACCTCTTTCCTCAGATGATTGCCTCCACTGCAGCTGTCTTGGCATTAGGCACGGAGTTGGCCGCCGGCCCGCTCAGGATCCAGAACAAGCAGTTTCTGACGATTTGCAATTGTGTCACATTGCTGATATCTGCAATCTTGCTTCTACTCCACGATTGACATTCTTATAGTGCAGTACAAGCCGTGATCACACCCAAGTTCACGCTCTCTCGACATGGCCGCCACCGTCACTGCTCCTTCCGCGACACACAACGAAGCTCGTCAAGCCGCCCAAGACTATCTCAATCAACGTCTAGCGAGCGGCGCCTCAGCTAAACCAGCAAGACCGTTCACTGTCCCAGAGATCAACATCGCCAACTCATTCTCTGATGATGTTAATGCGAGGAAAACAGTAGCAGCCAAGATCCACGATGCATGCACGAACAGCGGCTTCTTCCACCTCACTGGTCATGGTGTCTCCGAAGAAACGCGACAGAAGATTATCAACGCTGCCAAGCGCTTCACCAAAGACTTGCCTCGATCGAGCAAAGAAGCGTTGCACGTCAAGCACAGCAAGTATTTTCGCGGCTGGGAACCAGCCGACTATACTTACGTCAATCCTGGTGACTGGTCTGCCGAGACCGCTGCTCCTGAGACAAAGGAAGGCTTCAACTGGGGCTATGAACCAGGTCTTGACCCTACTGGCGGCGATGGGCAGTACCGTGAACTGGACGGCGAGGATGTCAACGGTAACGTGTGGCCAAAAAAAGAAGATCTCCCTGGCTTTTACGCAGATGTCAAAGAGTACTATGGCCAAATCTTACAGCTGGCTCGCCATCTCTTTCGATTGTTTGCGCTGTCGCTGGATCTACCTGAGGAGTACTTTGATGATATGATGACGCATCCAGGCGGGATTGCCAGGTTGCTGTACTATCCTGCGAGCAAAGACCCCAAGCCTCTGAATCCTAACGAGCCAGATAAGGAGATTGGTCTGGGAGCTCATTCTGACTACGAGTGTTTCACAATTCTGCTTTGCTCTACCGCTTCAGGCCTGGAGATACTGTCGCCGGAGAATATCTGGGTTCCTGCACCGGCCGTGGAAGGGAGCTTCATCATCAACGTTGCAGACTTCTTGATGAGGTGGACGAATGGTACGTAACCTATCACATGTGTTGTTAATCACCTCAGGGAATGCGGCTGACCATGCAGGTGTCTACATATCGACCGTTCATCGTGTCGTCAACAGAACCACGCATGAGCGTTACAGCGTCCCATTCTTCTTCAATATCAACTACGATCAGACTGTTGAGACACTGCCGAGCTGTGTGACGCCTGAACGGCCTTCACAATACCCTCCAGTCAAGGCGGGGGAGTACATTTTGGAAAGACTGAAAGCTGTACCAAAAATGGTTAGATATTGGGCTCTGTATCATACGTTGGATCTCGAAATCAGTCACTGGATATTCGCTCTGAGGAACCTATTTGAGTCGTTGTATACTGTTCAGCCTACCAGAGATACCGTCTCCCCGAAGAACCTTTCGAGGATGTGTGATGCGCCACTAGGTGATCCATGCTTGCATATAGGTGATGGAGCTGCTTGTTCTGTAGAGTATGTGTTGAGGTACTGGTGCCGTCTTGTGCTAACTGCTGTGGAGGTGTTGCTCTGATTTGCTTACCATTGGTCTTCAGCTGACACTCATTGTACCTCTACGGTTCAGCGCGCTATCCAGCGTGCGTCACAACAGATGGCTCCCGTCGCCCTGCGAGAGACGACTCAGATCCTTTGAAATTGTAGCCTTGTTGGGCAACGATGGCGTGGAAGGCGGTCCATGGAAAGCATCGTTGAGCTTCACCTGAACGAAGTCGGCCTCGCGACTCGCGTTTCTTTAGGGGTGTAGTCTGTAGGTCGGACCTAGAAATTTTGACTTGTCGATGGATTACAAAAGGTGAATTCGGAGCTGCACGTACATGTATTTGCTGTACGAATCGTTCGATGACGAAATCCGCGCTGCAATAGGAATGTGTGTAGTTGTTCCTACCTCATCGCGGGGTCGCTACTCACCAAGTTCCAGTGGATCATGTCGGCATCTCGCCATGTCGGCACATCTTCAGCGAGCTGCAACCTCTGAGACATGCATGTAGGACCGGATTGTTGATTAGTGAGCGCCGGTCGTCTTGTATAGCACGCTGCGATGAACTGAGGCTGACCGCCGAACCCACGGCTTTCTTTCCTTTCACCTCGATTAGGACTTCGACACGATTGTCCTGTGTAGTTGATCGAGTCGTGGCATGCGCATGGTCTCGGAAAGTCCGACAGTCGAGACCGGCTTCATAGCCGTGCGCGACCAAGGCTTCCAGTGCTCGCAGCAATCGCCCAGCTGTGTTATTGACACTGGAGGCGTTGATGAGGAGCAGTCGAAGGCCAAGACGTGCGATGCCACGCAACGCAAGTGGAACGCGTTCAGGAGTTCTGAAGCGTTGAACTTGAACTCTATTCGGGGACTGGTTAGGACGTGACATTGTGAGCAGCCGGTCTCGTCTCGTGACTAAGTCGTAGATGTGGAAGAGACTGATAATAAGAGCGTCCGTCTACATGTACCATGACCTGCTGTCGGCCGAGTCTTGGTCCCTCGTTCATCGTCACTACTCTGCCCAGGTGGCAGCGACGAGCATGTGGCCACTGCGACTTCGTGAAGACAAACTCATGACATAGCATGCCATTCTTAGTATTGAGTATGTACCACGAGTGGGTGACGTCCAAAGACGATGTTCCATCGCGATTTCGGACAAGGATAAGATAGGCTCGTGGCTGAGCAGGGGGAACGCCAAGCAGCGCTTCCAAGCACGTTTCTCGGCTGGAGCGTTGCCGAGTTCTCTAACCTGACCTCGCTCAATGCAGTGATCTGCCAGCAACACGATGAACTTGAGATCACATCTCGTATCTCCTTCAGCGATGGCCAAGCAGTCCCACAGGCCAAGTGACTGGTCACTTGCGCTACAGCGCCTGTGTTTGGTGCAAGTCCCGAGAGGTGTGCAGTTTCATTCGTGGGCGCATCGTGCTTGAGGTCTGTCTCACCAGCGATTTCACATTCATGAGGTGGCGGCGGTTGACGGTCCACGATACCGACTCTACGCGTGATGACAGTGCATCCGAGACGGCAGTCACAAGCAGTCCGACCGACCACCAACCTCGACGGTGCGTGCGGTGCCGCTTCCGGTTGCATTCCACACGTTTGCTGGCCCGCGCGGCCCTATGAACACGAGCTTGCAAAGCTGAGCCGATTGACGAAGGCGAATCAACGGCGCAGGGACTGTTCCTGAGTGTCATGTCGCATAGGACGCAAACAAGCATTAGCTAGGACTGGCCGCTAGCAGTACTCTGTTCGTACCTGCACACCTTTGCTACCAGCCTTAGACTGCGCACGATCGTGAGCTGTGGAGGTTGCTTGAGTACAAAAAGAACGCGCAAGCCGCACGGTATACATCTCCATCTTGTGACGCGGACTCCCCATTTCTTTCATCGAGCAACGATTGCTTTCACGCACGGGCTTCCATTCGCTTTGACTGCACTCCACCAGCACTGACCTTCAAAGCTCTTCAGCTCTTGCCAACTTCGAACAACCACCTCGCTTTCAGCTCTTACCACGACACTCGGAAACTCAAGAGACTACAGCACCACACATCACTATGCGTTTCGCACAAACAAGCATCGCAGCGGTCCTTGCGGCTTCCCTGCCTTTCATTGCTTGCCAGACCTTCACCGTACGTAAGCTGAAGGGTGCTATGCACCATCGCATGTCTCAAACATCTGCTGACCGTGCACTTTTGCACTTAGGACTGTGACCCAACCAAGAAGACCTGTCCGGCCGACACGGGATTGTCCACCTCTACGTACAGCGCCGACTTCACCCAAGGCGCTAGCGCGAACGCATCGTTTAGCGCAGCCGCATACACCACTATTGATTATGGCACTGACGGCGCGGTTTTTACCATTGAGAAGAGTGGACAGGCCCCAACCATGGCCACCAACTTCTATATCTTCTTCGGACGCGTCGATGTGGTGATGAAGGCGGCATCAGGCACGGGAATCGTCTCTAGGTGAGTACGCACAGGTGGCAGGCATCTCATCTCTAAGCCGTATCCGCGCTTCACTTCATGCACAGTATTGGCTGCTGGGATAATTTCACTGCACATCCGAGTTTGGCTGACACACTTCTGTTCGGCAGCATTGTCTTAGAGTCCGATGATCTCGACGAGATCGACTGGGAATTCATCGGTGGAAGCAACAACCAGGTGCAGTCGAACTTCTACGGGAAGGGCAACACTACCAACTACAACCGTGTGCAGGTAAGTACTGAAGGGTAGACGGCCTCATTGTCTCAGACATACCTGGCACCTTCCGCTAAGACATTACCACGTGGTTCTGGAGCATAGCTAACACCCTGCTGTTTAACAGTATCACGATGTTGCTGATACCCAAGGAACCTGGCACACATATTCTATCGATTGGACCAAGGAGCGTATCAACTACATCATCGACGGCACCACTGTCCGAACGCTGGAGTACAGCTCAGCCTTAGCCATTAACGGCCAGAACTTTCCGCAGACCCCAATGCAACTCAAGCTTGGCAACTGGGCTGGTGGTGCCAGTAAAGATGAGGGTACAGTTGAGTGGGCCGGTGGAAAGACCGATTTCAACCAGGGTCCCTTCAACATGAGTAAGTCCGAAGGGCAGAAGGCATCACCTGTCTGGAACATGCGCGCGGCATCCCCAGCTCAGTAGCGGTTGCTGAGACATCGCCACGTGGTATTCGAGCATGGCTGACACCCTTCTGTTTAGATGTCAAGTCTGTGAAGATCACCAACAACAACCCAGCATGCCAATACGAGTACGGCGACATGACCGGCTCCTATGAGAGCATCAAGCTCATCTCGAGCGGCGACTCGTGCAGTGCCGAGAGTCCGTCGAGCTCTGCCCCATCTGGCTCTGCATCTGCATCTGCGTCGGCTACTATTGCGCCAACTAGCAGCCTTGTCGTCGAGCCGATCTCGAACACTAAAGTCGTAGCCAGCACTACCATTACTGGTTCCGCGTACTCGACCAACACCGCTTCGATCTCTGCTGTCAATGCTGGTACGACTGAAGCCGCCGCTGCAACGACTGGCGTTGCGAGTCAGCCAACTGCCGGAGTTAATGGCTCAATCAGTTCCGGCTCGCTCTCCGCCTCTGCTGCTTACGAAGGTGCTGGAGTCGCTCAGTATGCCATGAGCTGGACTGCCATACTCAGCTTGGTGCCTGCTGTCTTGCTGTTCTAGAAGCGCGATCGAGATTTGAGTCTGGACGACCCCATGGTTGTTTGTGGCGATCCTTTCAGTGGCAGTGGCATGGAAAGGGGAGGGGCGTAATAGTTGTCACTTGGGACTGCATTGCGGCGGTGTAGATGAGAATATCGACAGTCGCTCTTGGTTATGAGAGCCGGATACCCAGATGTTTTTCAGCGGCATGAATTGGTCATTGCTCTTGGACCTCTTAATTAGACGATAGTTCCACAGCACCCTCGATGAAATTAATGAACAGTCACTTCACTTCAGTTGTTGTGCATGGCATCCTGCTCATCCACTTTCGTGTCTTCTTCAGCGCATCATTCCAATTGCCGACCAAATGCCGACTCGGCCTGTGCTGTACCGAAAGCTCTCCCTCGGGCTTGAAGAAGAGAGCTTCCTCCTCTGACGCTGTTTCGCGAGTAGCAACACTCGTTCGTGAATGCCTGAGCCTCTCATCGCTAGCATTGGCGCGATGGGTATTCTCAAAAAGGCATTCGCCGTGACTGGTTGGTCAGCCTTTGGCGCGACTACGGGATACTATCTCTGGACGAGGAAGAACAGGATCGTTGACGTCCCGCCCTCGGACTACCTGTTCAACCACACATTGTATGCCAGATACAACCCAAACAAGGCGCCAGTGACACAAGATCTGTGCTTGAGAAAGGTCCCGCTCAGTAAGATACGGCCTGAGCTGTTGGAGAAGGAAGGGAAGCTGGTAGAGGCATTCTGTGCTGGCATATGGGGAGGTCCAGGTGGGTGCGCGATGTGCAAGTGAGTAGGTCCGGCTACTGACTTCCGTTGGTGTAGGATTCGCCTATCAACGCTCGTACCTCGAGAAGAAATATCGCAACGACCCCGAGACTTCCTCGCACCTGTGGGACACCAAAGACTTGAAAAACAACACATACGAGGTCGGCACAAAGATCACAGATCACTTCGAGGTGGTCTCTAAGACAGCGGACTCTATCATCGTACGATGTGGCGACTCACCTCGAAGGCAAGGTGTAAGAGATAGCGATGGCCTGTTTGAGATGCTGGTAGACGTGAATGAGGACGAGGGTGTGGCAGAATTTGGTCTGAAGAGCATATTCTACAAGGGAACTGGAGAAGCAGCCAAACCAGGAGAGGAACCGAAGGGTCCTATGCCACCACATATCCAGTGGCTGCACAAGCAGTATGATAAGATCTGGATGGAGACTGCGCTGAGCAATGTGACTCGGTAGTGGATGTGCATTATCTACAGGAATGTGTACAAGCGCCTCCGACAATTGTCGACTCAGTCCAGAAGTCTGGCGTCGTTGTCATACTGGAAGCCCACCTCTTCCTGTAACGAGGACGTGTTTTCGGTTCTCCGCAAGACCTCGCTCGCCGCCTCGCGAACCTTCAACTTCATAGCATCTGAGATGCGGTTCCAGATGGCTTCGACTGATTCTGTGATGCTGGCGTCGGTTGAGGTGGTGTTCGCGGCAGTGTGTGATCGTGCTATCTCGGCGGTAGGAATTTGGAGCTGACTCTTCGCGTTGGTGACTGCATCCCAGTCCGTGATGATTATCGGAAGGCTAACGAAGTCGTGTGGTAGGGATGCCATCCTCGAAGCTACTTTTGGCGGATCTTCTGCGGGCTGATATGCATGATGCCACGTAAGATTATTAGGCGTTTGGTAGTAGACATTCTGCGCTGCTGTTTCCGGCGACAGGGCGAGACTCGACTGTCAATGCCTTTAAGATCCGACAAAGACAGCTCGAAGCTCTCGCGTCTGGCCTCACTAACACTCGCCTTTGTCTTGCCGAGCCAAGCTACAGCGCTGGGTCCCTTTCGTCGGAGCCTTTGCCAACGATAGCAAATGGGCGGGGACGAGGACATACTCTAGAAGAAATCGGCACGGTCTTCCTGTACCTTACTCGAGCATGCCGCATCGGCTCCTGATATAATGTCCTAGCCTCGTTCTTAGCTTCCGGAAGGATTGCGACATTGCGGAGCATGCTAATCTCGGTGTGGGCACCGGCGAATGCGATATACTTAGCAGTGGCACCTACCTCTTAGAATGAAGCCTAAATAAGGTGTAGTTACTGTCGTTCTTACTGCTAGAAATGAAGCCTAAATAAGGTGTTgttactactatatagctatttACTTATCTAATATCTCTCTTAATCTACTACTTAGTATTCCTATTCTTACTATTACTAACCTTCTAAATACGGCTACTATCTTATTATCTATTCTTCGAGGTATTAATATTAGAGCCTACCGTCGTTACGAAGGTATACTATCGCTACTACTACTTATATTATTAGGTCTCTTTTGGATAGCTAGTATTAACGACGGCTCTATTACTAGCGTACTAGTAACGACTAGTAAAGATAATATTACTACTTCCGGTAAGGAAGAGCTTACTtcttattacgggtagcccgcgaccccttactatagctacgtcggcccgggtgAACCGtagaccttccgtatcgagttagcgcggcttagctttactttataacttcgccgcgcctcgcgctcctctttcgtagcttcgtagaacaataactctcttattcggaTCCTacggtacgcgcgcccttataatttattctactaccctacctagatcgcggatctaggtaagggacgcgtaataatagaaATAGACAGAACTATAGAACTCgaagaacgcgtagagttatattagaatatagaacatagtaaggcgtatagcgcgtaaatacctagagaacgtaacgcggcgacattattagtaggtagtcgcgcgctcgtagacagttAGGAAATAGGTatcgttacgcctcccccgaacctagacaatataactttatagacaaacggcggtatactaccgctactaaagcctaagagtaaaggtaagtagcgtatatctcttttccccgacctctcctcttttccttagagttagatataggacgataaccggcgggttatagtagacactagtgtcgcgctataata contains the following coding sequences:
- a CDS encoding ATP synthase subunit 4, mitochondrial — translated: MASRLAKGALSAARVRPTLPIRTALPAITTFATSTPRFESSAPQKDPKSAAQGILDALPGNSIASKTAILSAGAGLSVAAISNELYVVNEESIVMLSLLTIYWAVYTYAGPMYSEWAQGQHDKIKGILNAARDDHTNAVKARIDNVKDLSGVIEITKDLFAVSKETAHLEAQAYELQQKTELAAEAKAVLDSWVRYEGQVKARQQKELADSVIAKIEKQLQDPKVLDQILKQSVQDVERIVSQKS
- a CDS encoding putative glycosidase crf1, with protein sequence MATNFYIFFGRVDVVMKAASGTGIVSSIVLESDDLDEIDWEFIGGSNNQVQSNFYGKGNTTNYNRVQYHDVADTQGTWHTYSIDWTKERINYIIDGTTVRTLEYSSALAINGQNFPQTPMQLKLGNWAGGASKDEGTVEWAGGKTDFNQGPFNMNVKSVKITNNNPACQYEYGDMTGSYESIKLISSGDSCSAESPSSSAPSGSASASASATIAPTSSLVVEPISNTKVVASTTITGSAYSTNTASISAVNAGTTEAAAATTGVASQPTAGVNGSISSGSLSASAAYEGAGVAQYAMSWTAILSLVPAVLLF
- a CDS encoding 2-oxoglutarate-Fe(II) type oxidoreductase hxnY is translated as MAATVTAPSATHNEARQAAQDYLNQRLASGASAKPARPFTVPEINIANSFSDDVNARKTVAAKIHDACTNSGFFHLTGHGVSEETRQKIINAAKRFTKDLPRSSKEALHVKHSKYFRGWEPADYTYVNPGDWSAETAAPETKEGFNWGYEPGLDPTGGDGQYRELDGEDVNGNVWPKKEDLPGFYADVKEYYGQILQLARHLFRLFALSLDLPEEYFDDMMTHPGGIARLLYYPASKDPKPLNPNEPDKEIGLGAHSDYECFTILLCSTASGLEILSPENIWVPAPAVEGSFIINVADFLMRWTNGVYISTVHRVVNRTTHERYSVPFFFNINYDQTVETLPSCVTPERPSQYPPVKAGEYILERLKAVPKMVRYWALYHTLDLEISHWIFALRNLFESLYTVQPTRDTVSPKNLSRMCDAPLGDPCLHIGDGAACSVEYVLRYWCRLVLTAVEVLL